From the genome of Anaerolineae bacterium, one region includes:
- a CDS encoding YlxR family protein → MARPKHKPQRTCIACRETKDKRDLIRVVRTPAGTIIVDPTGKANGRGAYLCRRAACWEKSLQKNLLERALKTVISSETQTALQIYFETELSKA, encoded by the coding sequence ATGGCCCGGCCCAAACACAAACCGCAACGAACGTGCATTGCTTGCCGCGAGACAAAGGATAAACGCGATTTGATTCGGGTGGTTCGCACCCCGGCAGGCACCATTATAGTTGACCCAACCGGCAAGGCCAATGGCCGCGGCGCTTATTTGTGTCGCCGGGCCGCTTGTTGGGAAAAGAGCCTGCAAAAGAATCTTTTGGAGCGAGCCTTAAAAACCGTTATCTCATCTGAAACGCAAACAGCGTTACAGATTTATTTTGAAACCGAACTTTCAAAAGCATAA
- a CDS encoding bifunctional riboflavin kinase/FAD synthetase yields the protein MQIFQDLTSTRINRPTVLTIGTFDGIHLGHQALLKQLKESAQKQQAQTAVITFHPRPKTVLAPHLPANDYLTTLAERLALFEQLGLDALVVLPFTLAFAQTTAHDFMKLVTERINLIEFWAGYDFALGRNRAGNLENLTALGETFNYTVHEITPFLVDGQVVSSTHIRRLLLAGKVQQAAHFLGRFPSITGQVVAGMKRGRELGFPTTNLVAPGERLLPANGVYATFAHLPGSNQRLASVTNIGLRPSFEGDRRTTVETYIFDFHQTVYGQSLTLEFVKHLRPEKKFNSSEELVAQIGRDAKQARRLLAAEMDTMA from the coding sequence ATGCAAATTTTTCAAGACCTCACCTCAACCCGTATCAACCGGCCAACCGTGTTGACGATTGGCACCTTTGACGGCATCCACCTGGGCCATCAGGCCCTGCTCAAACAACTCAAAGAATCGGCCCAAAAACAGCAAGCCCAAACCGCCGTGATCACGTTTCATCCCCGGCCCAAAACCGTGTTAGCCCCCCATCTACCCGCCAACGACTATCTGACCACCTTAGCGGAACGTTTAGCCCTTTTTGAACAACTGGGCCTTGACGCGCTCGTTGTGCTGCCTTTTACCCTGGCCTTTGCCCAAACCACGGCCCATGACTTTATGAAGCTGGTGACGGAACGCATTAACCTGATTGAATTTTGGGCCGGGTATGACTTTGCCCTGGGCCGAAATCGGGCAGGCAATCTTGAAAATTTGACCGCCCTGGGTGAAACATTCAACTACACCGTGCATGAAATTACTCCTTTTTTGGTTGACGGCCAGGTGGTCAGCAGCACCCACATTCGCCGCTTGTTGCTGGCGGGCAAAGTGCAGCAGGCCGCGCATTTTTTGGGACGCTTTCCCTCCATCACCGGCCAGGTGGTGGCCGGAATGAAACGGGGCCGCGAGCTTGGTTTTCCCACCACCAACCTAGTCGCGCCGGGCGAGCGTTTGCTGCCCGCCAACGGCGTTTACGCTACATTTGCCCATCTGCCCGGCAGCAACCAGCGGTTGGCCAGCGTAACCAATATTGGCCTACGCCCCAGTTTTGAGGGTGACAGACGCACGACGGTTGAAACGTACATTTTTGACTTCCACCAAACCGTCTACGGCCAATCCCTCACCCTGGAATTTGTCAAACACCTGCGCCCCGAAAAAAAATTCAACAGCAGTGAAGAACTTGTGGCCCAAATTGGCCGCGACGCCAAACAAGCCCGGAGGCTGCTGGCCGCCGAAATGGACACGATGGCCTGA
- the truB gene encoding tRNA pseudouridine(55) synthase TruB, producing MPVQPAQPYGLLNINKPPGLTSHGVVVRVRKLTGQRKVGHAGTLDPAATGVLLLGLGQATRLLEFLTSSRKQYRAVVCFGVTTDTLDADGQITATNNPAALTEAGLRQLLPQFLGDIQQIPPLYSALKKEGRPLYQWARAKQNVELAPRRVTIYALNWVSWQPPYLTLDVVCSSGTYIRSLARDLGQAAGPGAHLAQLTRTASGHWSLAGAVPLAQLEQETQTDPTTWQKYLYPLDQAITHLPRVTLTPEAVLHVQHGRPIKLETELETAGERQTDLLRAYTPEGDFLAILTPGKSDDTLWQPKKVFHL from the coding sequence ATGCCGGTTCAACCAGCTCAGCCCTACGGCCTGCTGAATATCAATAAACCGCCCGGCCTTACCTCGCACGGGGTCGTGGTCCGGGTAAGAAAATTGACCGGCCAACGCAAGGTGGGCCACGCCGGCACATTAGACCCGGCGGCCACCGGCGTTCTGCTACTGGGGCTGGGTCAGGCAACCCGTTTGCTTGAGTTTTTAACATCCAGCCGCAAGCAGTACCGGGCCGTGGTCTGTTTTGGCGTTACCACCGACACTTTAGACGCCGACGGCCAGATTACGGCCACAAACAATCCTGCCGCCTTAACCGAAGCCGGCCTGCGCCAGTTGCTGCCCCAATTTTTGGGAGACATCCAACAAATCCCCCCCCTTTACTCGGCCTTAAAAAAAGAGGGCCGGCCCCTGTATCAATGGGCCAGGGCCAAACAAAATGTAGAACTTGCTCCCCGCCGGGTCACTATCTATGCCCTAAATTGGGTCTCCTGGCAGCCGCCTTATTTAACCCTCGACGTGGTCTGCTCGTCGGGCACCTACATTCGCTCCCTGGCCCGTGATTTAGGCCAGGCAGCCGGCCCGGGGGCGCACCTGGCCCAACTGACTCGCACCGCCAGCGGCCACTGGTCTTTGGCCGGGGCCGTTCCCCTGGCCCAACTTGAACAAGAAACCCAAACCGACCCAACCACCTGGCAAAAATATCTCTACCCGCTCGACCAGGCTATAACTCACTTGCCCCGCGTTACGTTGACCCCAGAAGCTGTTCTCCACGTCCAGCACGGGCGCCCGATCAAACTTGAAACTGAGTTAGAGACCGCCGGAGAAAGACAAACGGATTTGCTCCGGGCTTACACGCCTGAAGGAGACTTTCTAGCCATCTTGACGCCGGGCAAATCAGATGATACACTTTGGCAACCCAAAAAAGTGTTTCACCTCTAA
- the rbfA gene encoding 30S ribosome-binding factor RbfA: protein MASRRQHKVAELLHEEISQLIQYDAQDPRLGFVTVTGVEVSPDLRQARVYFTTLDDTAVAETLAGLASASGYFRRQLAQSLSLRYVPELTFKLDTSLEYGLHIDRLLDAIQEEERETSEDEASEDEASEDEASEDEASEDRASENSFNEAGAKE from the coding sequence ATGGCCAGCCGGCGCCAGCACAAAGTGGCTGAACTTCTCCACGAAGAAATCAGCCAATTGATCCAATACGACGCGCAAGACCCGCGCCTGGGCTTTGTGACCGTGACCGGGGTTGAGGTTAGCCCTGATTTGCGCCAGGCCCGGGTCTATTTCACTACCCTGGACGACACCGCCGTGGCCGAAACCCTGGCCGGATTGGCCAGCGCCAGCGGCTACTTCCGGCGGCAGTTGGCCCAATCGTTATCGCTGCGCTACGTGCCCGAACTCACCTTCAAACTGGACACTTCCCTGGAGTACGGCCTGCATATTGACCGCTTACTCGACGCCATCCAGGAGGAGGAACGCGAGACGTCTGAGGACGAGGCGTCTGAGGACGAGGCGTCTGAGGACGAGGCGTCTGAGGACGAGGCGTCTGAGGACAGGGCGTCTGAAAATTCATTCAACGAGGCTGGCGCAAAAGAATAA
- the infB gene encoding translation initiation factor IF-2, translating to MATNVQKLETTKAAANGKTIEVPPVISVRELAELMSISPIDIIKELMKNGIMANINQQIDFDTVAIIGEEMGYEILPPQVLEPETPQKEKIIPFQKRLIANEDPANLKPRPPVVTVLGHVDHGKTTLLDAIRHTHVVKGESGGITQHIGAYQVHVGDRSITFLDTPGHAAFTAMRARGAQATDLAVLVVAADDGVMPQTREAVEHARAAGVPILVALNKIDKDNANPERVKQELANIDLVVEDWGGDTICVPISATENQGVDELLENILLVTDVANLQANPNRLAQGMVIEGRLDKRRGVSATLLIQNGTLNVGDTIVIGTQCCRIRAMFNDRGQEIKKAGLSMPVSILGLAEVPDAGEFFEVVPNERAARTITEERLAIARQTQSGAPKRVISLEDFFKQRGESGDQTLRLILKVDVQGSLEPIVNSLKDLGDDNLKVKILLEGTGNISESDVNLAVASGAIIIGFNVEVDPAAERQADAEEIDIRLYSVIYRLIDDIDKALKGLLEPEYADKVIGQAEVRAVFKLGKRGQVAGSYVLEGHITRNAMARVVRNQQVLHQSKISSLKRFTEDVREVTTGFECGIGVEGFNDFQEGDTIEAYVKERVN from the coding sequence ATGGCAACGAATGTGCAAAAATTAGAAACAACAAAAGCAGCAGCCAACGGTAAAACTATCGAAGTGCCGCCGGTAATTTCGGTGCGAGAGTTGGCCGAATTAATGTCAATCAGCCCCATTGACATCATCAAAGAATTGATGAAAAATGGGATTATGGCCAACATCAATCAGCAAATTGATTTCGACACCGTGGCCATCATCGGCGAGGAAATGGGTTATGAAATTCTGCCGCCGCAAGTGCTTGAGCCGGAAACGCCCCAAAAAGAAAAAATCATCCCCTTCCAAAAACGTCTCATTGCCAACGAAGACCCGGCCAACTTAAAACCGCGCCCACCGGTGGTCACCGTGCTGGGGCATGTAGATCATGGCAAAACCACCCTGCTCGACGCCATCCGGCACACTCACGTGGTTAAAGGTGAATCAGGCGGGATTACCCAACACATCGGCGCTTACCAGGTTCACGTTGGCGACCGATCTATTACATTTCTGGATACCCCCGGCCACGCCGCCTTTACGGCCATGCGCGCCCGTGGCGCCCAGGCCACCGATTTGGCCGTGCTGGTAGTGGCTGCCGATGACGGCGTGATGCCGCAAACGCGGGAAGCAGTGGAACATGCCCGCGCCGCCGGCGTGCCCATTTTGGTGGCGCTCAACAAAATTGACAAAGATAATGCCAACCCGGAAAGAGTCAAACAAGAATTAGCCAATATTGACCTGGTGGTGGAAGATTGGGGGGGCGATACCATCTGCGTGCCCATCTCGGCCACTGAAAATCAAGGTGTTGACGAGTTACTAGAAAACATTCTCCTGGTCACCGACGTAGCCAATCTGCAAGCCAATCCCAATCGGCTGGCCCAAGGCATGGTCATTGAAGGCAGATTGGATAAAAGGCGAGGCGTATCGGCTACCCTGTTGATCCAAAATGGCACCTTAAATGTGGGCGACACCATTGTAATTGGCACGCAATGTTGCCGCATTCGGGCCATGTTCAACGACCGAGGCCAGGAAATCAAAAAAGCCGGGCTGTCTATGCCGGTTTCAATTTTAGGTTTAGCCGAGGTGCCCGATGCAGGCGAGTTTTTTGAAGTTGTGCCCAATGAACGGGCCGCGCGCACCATCACCGAAGAACGCCTGGCCATCGCCCGCCAAACCCAATCTGGCGCGCCCAAACGAGTGATCTCTTTGGAAGATTTCTTCAAACAGAGAGGGGAAAGCGGCGACCAAACGCTCAGGCTCATCCTCAAAGTTGACGTCCAGGGTTCGTTGGAACCTATTGTCAACTCGCTCAAAGATTTGGGCGATGATAACCTGAAGGTAAAAATATTGCTGGAAGGAACCGGCAACATTTCGGAATCCGACGTGAACCTGGCCGTCGCTTCCGGGGCTATTATCATTGGCTTCAACGTTGAGGTTGATCCCGCCGCCGAAAGACAGGCCGACGCCGAAGAGATAGACATTCGCCTGTACAGCGTTATCTACCGGCTCATTGACGATATTGACAAGGCCCTGAAAGGTTTACTTGAACCCGAATACGCCGACAAGGTAATTGGCCAGGCCGAGGTGCGGGCGGTGTTCAAACTGGGCAAACGCGGCCAGGTGGCCGGGTCCTACGTGCTTGAGGGACACATCACGCGCAACGCCATGGCCCGCGTGGTCCGCAACCAGCAGGTGCTGCACCAAAGCAAAATCTCTTCTCTCAAACGCTTTACCGAAGATGTCCGTGAAGTGACCACCGGTTTTGAATGTGGGATTGGGGTTGAGGGCTTCAATGATTTTCAGGAAGGAGACACCATTGAAGCCTACGTTAAAGAGCGAGTCAATTAG